Proteins from a genomic interval of Kitasatospora kifunensis:
- a CDS encoding acyl-CoA dehydrogenase — protein MGHYKSNLRDVEFNLFEVLGRDQVYGTGPFADMDVDTAKDILSEISRLAENELAASFADADRNPPVFDPETNTAPIPDTFKKSYNAYMDAEWWRLGIPTEIGGQVTPSSLIWAYAEQILGSNPAIWMYSSGPAFAGVVFDEGTEEQHKVAKIMTDRLWGATMVLTEPDAGSDVGAGRTKAIKQEDGSWHIEGVKRFITSGEHDMSENIIHLVLARPEGGKPGTKGLGLYIVPKFDFDWETGELGERNGVYATNVEHKMGLKASNTCEMTFGAKHPAKGWLVGEKIDGIRQMFKIIEFARMMVGTKAIATLSTGYLNALEYAKERVQGADIANFLDKNAPRVTITHHPDVRRSLLTQKAYAEGMRALVLYTASVQDDMIAARLRGEKDETAERLNDLLLPIVKGYGSEKSYEQLAQSLQTFGGSGYLQEYPIEQYIRDAKIDTLYEGTTAIQGLDFFFRKIVKDGGQALTSVSEQIQKFLGAAEGGDALAAERELLAKAAGDLEAIVGKVLNDLSAVEQDVKNMHKVGLNTTRLLLVCGDVVVGWLLLRQAVVAQAKIEAGATGKDLAFYQGKLAGARFFARNILPTISAQRLIAEGIDLDVMELAEDAF, from the coding sequence ATGGGTCACTACAAGTCCAACCTGCGGGACGTGGAGTTCAACCTCTTCGAGGTGCTCGGCCGCGACCAGGTGTACGGCACCGGTCCGTTCGCCGACATGGACGTCGACACCGCGAAGGACATCCTCAGCGAGATCTCGCGCCTGGCCGAGAACGAGCTCGCCGCCTCCTTTGCCGATGCCGACCGCAACCCGCCGGTCTTCGACCCGGAGACCAACACCGCGCCGATCCCGGACACCTTCAAGAAGAGCTACAACGCGTACATGGACGCCGAGTGGTGGCGTCTGGGCATCCCGACCGAGATCGGCGGCCAGGTCACCCCGTCCTCGCTGATCTGGGCCTACGCCGAGCAGATCCTGGGCTCCAACCCGGCCATCTGGATGTACTCCTCCGGTCCGGCCTTCGCCGGCGTCGTCTTCGACGAGGGCACCGAGGAGCAGCACAAGGTCGCCAAGATCATGACCGACCGGCTGTGGGGCGCCACCATGGTGCTGACCGAGCCGGACGCGGGCTCCGACGTGGGCGCGGGGCGCACCAAGGCGATCAAGCAGGAGGACGGCTCCTGGCACATCGAGGGTGTGAAGCGCTTCATCACCTCGGGTGAGCACGACATGTCCGAGAACATCATCCACCTGGTGCTGGCCCGCCCCGAGGGCGGCAAGCCGGGCACCAAGGGCCTGGGCCTCTACATCGTCCCCAAGTTCGACTTCGACTGGGAGACGGGCGAGCTCGGCGAGCGCAACGGTGTCTACGCGACCAACGTCGAGCACAAGATGGGCCTCAAGGCCTCCAACACCTGTGAGATGACCTTCGGCGCCAAGCACCCGGCCAAGGGCTGGCTGGTCGGCGAGAAGATCGACGGCATCCGCCAGATGTTCAAGATCATCGAGTTCGCCCGGATGATGGTCGGCACGAAGGCCATCGCCACCCTCTCCACCGGCTACCTGAACGCGCTGGAGTACGCCAAGGAGCGCGTGCAGGGCGCCGACATCGCCAACTTCCTGGACAAGAACGCCCCGCGCGTCACCATCACGCACCACCCCGACGTGCGCCGCTCGCTGCTCACCCAGAAGGCGTACGCCGAGGGCATGCGCGCCCTGGTCCTCTACACCGCCTCGGTCCAGGACGACATGATCGCCGCCCGCCTGCGCGGCGAGAAGGACGAGACGGCCGAGCGCCTCAACGACCTGCTGCTGCCGATCGTCAAGGGCTACGGCTCGGAGAAGTCCTACGAGCAGCTCGCCCAGTCCCTGCAGACCTTCGGTGGCTCCGGCTACCTGCAGGAGTACCCGATCGAGCAGTACATCCGGGACGCCAAGATCGACACCCTCTACGAGGGCACCACCGCGATCCAGGGCCTGGACTTCTTCTTCCGCAAGATCGTCAAGGACGGCGGCCAGGCGCTCACCTCGGTCTCCGAGCAGATCCAGAAGTTCCTCGGCGCCGCTGAGGGCGGCGACGCCCTGGCCGCCGAGCGCGAGCTGCTCGCCAAGGCCGCCGGTGACCTGGAGGCCATCGTCGGCAAGGTCCTCAACGACCTGTCCGCGGTCGAGCAGGACGTGAAGAACATGCACAAGGTGGGCCTGAACACCACCCGCCTGCTGCTGGTCTGCGGCGACGTGGTGGTCGGCTGGCTGCTGCTGCGCCAGGCCGTGGTGGCCCAGGCCAAGATCGAGGCCGGCGCCACCGGCAAGGACCTGGCCTTCTACCAGGGCAAGCTGGCCGGCGCCCGGTTCTTCGCCCGCAACATCCTGCCGACCATCAGCGCGCAGCGCCTGATCGCCGAGGGCATCGACCTGGACGTCATGGAGCTGGCCGAGGACGCGTTCTGA
- a CDS encoding SseB family protein: MYGYEQSANGGYPGDPYQQAGQQGMGGGYGQQGYGAQGGGGYGEQPQAAGQSLYPEPSPPSLADAVRAFTTGSMPVEDFQAIFITSKVHCPRGDRPGFLALHNTPTPVIPMFSSLKELRRYAGKDSKHFTVSGAEVLDLLPTGYGFALDMEGEHRMVFDAKAVEQMVDFTMRRMYG, encoded by the coding sequence GTGTACGGCTATGAGCAGAGCGCGAACGGCGGCTACCCCGGCGACCCCTACCAGCAGGCGGGGCAGCAGGGCATGGGCGGCGGATACGGGCAGCAGGGCTACGGCGCGCAGGGCGGCGGCGGGTACGGCGAGCAGCCGCAGGCCGCCGGCCAGTCCCTCTACCCCGAGCCCTCGCCGCCCTCGCTCGCGGACGCCGTGCGCGCCTTCACCACCGGCTCGATGCCGGTCGAGGACTTCCAGGCGATCTTCATCACCTCCAAGGTGCACTGCCCGCGCGGCGACCGCCCCGGCTTCCTGGCGCTGCACAACACGCCGACGCCGGTGATCCCGATGTTCAGCTCGCTCAAGGAGCTGCGCCGGTACGCGGGCAAGGACTCCAAGCACTTCACCGTCTCGGGCGCCGAGGTGCTGGACCTGCTGCCGACCGGCTACGGCTTCGCGCTCGACATGGAGGGCGAGCACCGGATGGTGTTCGACGCCAAGGCCGTGGAGCAGATGGTCGACTTCACCATGCGACGGATGTACGGCTGA
- a CDS encoding pirin family protein: MPAVTVENPLTLPRIATPDSAVTAARPVLAVATAPEGFEGEGFPVRRAFAKINQKYLSPFIMMDQMGEVEYAAGEPKGTPWHPHRGFETVTYLIDGEFIHKDSHGGGGHLGGGDTQWMTAGSGILHIETPPESLVMTGGLFHGIQLWVNLPAADKMTAPRYQDIHGGHVKLLSTPDGGAILRLIAGELDGHQGPGVTHTPITLLHATVTPGASLTIPWRKDFNALAYALAGDGTAGTEGRPFHTGQAVVFGEGDTLTITADQQQESRHPNLEVIILGGQPILEPVAWYGPFVMNSHRELQQAMEDFQSGRFGHPID, translated from the coding sequence ATGCCAGCCGTGACCGTCGAGAACCCGTTGACGCTCCCCCGCATCGCCACCCCCGACAGCGCCGTCACGGCAGCGCGGCCCGTCCTGGCGGTCGCCACCGCGCCGGAGGGCTTCGAGGGCGAGGGATTCCCGGTCCGCCGGGCGTTCGCGAAGATCAACCAGAAGTACCTCTCGCCGTTCATCATGATGGACCAGATGGGCGAGGTGGAGTACGCCGCCGGGGAGCCCAAGGGCACCCCCTGGCACCCGCACCGCGGCTTCGAGACGGTGACCTACCTGATCGACGGCGAGTTCATCCACAAGGACTCGCACGGCGGCGGCGGCCACCTGGGCGGCGGTGACACCCAGTGGATGACGGCCGGCTCCGGCATCCTGCACATCGAGACCCCGCCCGAGTCGCTGGTCATGACCGGCGGCCTGTTCCACGGGATCCAGCTCTGGGTCAACCTGCCGGCCGCCGACAAGATGACCGCCCCCCGCTACCAGGACATCCACGGCGGCCACGTCAAGCTGCTCAGCACCCCGGACGGCGGCGCGATCCTGCGCCTGATCGCCGGCGAGCTGGACGGCCACCAGGGCCCCGGCGTCACCCACACCCCGATCACCCTGCTGCACGCCACCGTCACCCCGGGCGCCAGCCTGACCATCCCGTGGCGCAAGGACTTCAACGCCCTCGCCTACGCGCTGGCCGGCGACGGCACGGCGGGCACCGAGGGCCGGCCCTTCCACACCGGCCAGGCCGTGGTCTTCGGCGAGGGCGACACCCTCACCATCACGGCCGACCAGCAGCAGGAGTCGCGGCACCCGAACCTGGAGGTGATCATCCTGGGCGGCCAGCCGATCCTGGAGCCGGTGGCCTGGTACGGGCCGTTCGTGATGAACAGCCACCGGGAACTGCAGCAGGCGATGGAGGACTTCCAGTCGGGGCGCTTCGGGCATCCAATCGACTGA
- a CDS encoding LLM class F420-dependent oxidoreductase, whose translation MKLGLHYWKYSTPEDPALIAPTLARTARIAEQAGFARFTVMDHYFQMETPHSVATEPMLEGYTTLGYVAAVTERMQLNLMVTGVMYRYPGLLAKIVTTLDVLSGGRAQLGLGASWYEREQRALGVPVVPVSERFERLEETLQICLQMWSDDDGPYQGRHYQLAETICVPRPLRNPRPPIIIGGSGEKKTLRLVAQYADACNLFGTSIEEVSHKLDVLRAHCADVGRDYAAIEKTVMWSRRPALSELDTFLTEAEQLAKLGVSELDLVPDAGQNPVEFAEQIAEHLLPRLAQIG comes from the coding sequence ATGAAGCTCGGCCTGCACTACTGGAAGTACTCGACCCCCGAGGACCCGGCGCTGATCGCCCCGACCCTGGCGCGCACCGCGCGGATCGCCGAACAGGCGGGGTTCGCCCGGTTCACCGTGATGGACCACTACTTCCAGATGGAGACCCCGCACTCCGTCGCCACGGAACCGATGTTGGAGGGCTACACCACCCTCGGCTACGTGGCGGCGGTGACCGAGCGGATGCAGCTCAACCTCATGGTCACCGGCGTGATGTACCGCTACCCGGGCCTGCTGGCGAAGATCGTCACCACTCTGGACGTACTCTCCGGCGGCCGCGCGCAGCTGGGCCTCGGGGCCTCCTGGTACGAGCGGGAGCAGCGGGCGCTCGGGGTGCCGGTGGTGCCGGTGAGCGAGCGGTTCGAGCGGCTGGAGGAGACGCTGCAGATCTGCCTGCAGATGTGGAGCGACGACGACGGCCCGTACCAGGGCCGGCACTACCAGCTGGCCGAGACGATCTGCGTGCCGCGCCCGCTGCGCAACCCGCGCCCGCCGATCATCATCGGGGGCAGCGGCGAGAAGAAGACGCTGCGGCTGGTCGCCCAGTACGCCGACGCCTGCAACCTGTTCGGCACCAGTATCGAGGAGGTCAGCCACAAGCTGGACGTGCTGCGGGCGCACTGCGCCGACGTGGGCCGGGACTACGCAGCGATCGAGAAGACGGTGATGTGGAGCCGCCGTCCGGCGCTGAGCGAGCTGGACACCTTCCTCACCGAGGCGGAGCAGCTGGCGAAGCTGGGCGTGAGCGAGCTGGACCTGGTTCCCGACGCGGGCCAGAACCCGGTCGAGTTCGCCGAGCAGATCGCCGAGCACCTGCTGCCGCGCCTGGCCCAGATCGGGTAG
- a CDS encoding protein phosphatase 2C domain-containing protein: MQVQLAGEPEQPGQVNEDFAATTPEALVLLDGSSSPAGMESGCRHGTAWYVRRLGVHLLARLTDRPDRSIAECLADAIVETAALHGARCDLAHPGTPAATVVAARLHGASLEYLVLGDSLLVLEPRDGPVRVIGDNQHFATGQELRRALHAAELGSAERAALRLRYALAVRAVRNTGRGPWIAAASPKAAAQAETGFVKLDALRALAAVTGGAARYAEPFALGDWPAALHLLAEAGPAALIARVREVEALDPRCERWPRDPAREDATALYARI; this comes from the coding sequence ATGCAGGTACAGCTGGCCGGAGAGCCGGAGCAACCGGGCCAAGTGAACGAAGACTTCGCCGCGACCACCCCCGAGGCCCTGGTACTGCTCGATGGTTCGAGCTCACCGGCGGGCATGGAGTCGGGCTGCCGGCACGGCACCGCCTGGTACGTCCGCCGGTTGGGTGTGCACCTGCTCGCCCGGCTGACCGACCGCCCGGACCGGAGCATCGCCGAGTGCCTGGCGGACGCCATCGTGGAGACCGCCGCGCTGCACGGCGCCCGCTGCGACCTGGCCCACCCGGGCACCCCGGCCGCCACGGTGGTCGCGGCCCGGCTGCACGGCGCCTCGCTGGAGTACCTGGTGCTCGGTGACTCGCTGCTGGTCCTGGAGCCGCGCGACGGGCCGGTGCGGGTGATCGGCGACAACCAGCACTTCGCCACCGGTCAGGAGCTGCGCCGCGCGCTGCACGCGGCCGAGCTCGGCAGCGCCGAGCGGGCCGCGCTGCGGCTGCGCTACGCGCTCGCGGTGCGCGCCGTGCGCAACACCGGGCGCGGCCCGTGGATCGCGGCCGCCAGTCCGAAGGCCGCCGCCCAGGCCGAGACGGGCTTCGTCAAGCTGGACGCGCTGCGGGCGCTGGCCGCCGTCACCGGCGGGGCCGCCCGGTACGCCGAGCCCTTCGCGCTCGGCGACTGGCCGGCGGCGTTGCACCTGCTGGCCGAGGCCGGCCCGGCCGCGCTGATCGCCCGGGTCCGCGAGGTCGAGGCGCTGGACCCGCGCTGCGAACGCTGGCCGCGCGACCCGGCGCGCGAGGACGCCACCGCCCTCTACGCCCGGATCTGA
- a CDS encoding DUF5302 domain-containing protein has translation MSSSDAASVASEENPEPAAEADQDDVKAKFLAALQRKHGAKTDGAGGGPGSESKIHGAHSAAGGKRTFRRKSGG, from the coding sequence ATGAGCAGCAGCGACGCAGCATCCGTGGCAAGCGAGGAGAACCCCGAGCCAGCCGCGGAGGCCGACCAGGACGACGTGAAGGCGAAGTTCCTGGCCGCCCTGCAGCGCAAGCACGGCGCGAAGACGGACGGGGCCGGCGGCGGCCCCGGCAGCGAGTCCAAGATCCACGGCGCGCACAGCGCCGCCGGCGGCAAGCGCACCTTCCGTCGCAAGAGCGGTGGCTGA
- a CDS encoding TIGR03086 family metal-binding protein, translating to MTARLELSRPHARALALIAPLVAAVQPDQLELPTPCAGWPLRRLLAHLIGQQYGFARAARGRGADPAGWADHPVAAGPGAALAALAGFADSAAQLVDAFAAAEAQDATLALPEIRPGHLFPATQAIGFHLLDTLVHGWDLAATLGVPFDCPPDLAELLLWIAEQVPVDPEVRGPGRAFAPVRPVGADSPFDRALLLLGRDPRWRP from the coding sequence ATGACGGCCAGGCTCGAACTCTCCCGACCCCACGCCCGCGCGCTCGCGCTGATCGCGCCGCTGGTGGCCGCCGTCCAGCCCGACCAGCTCGAACTGCCCACCCCGTGCGCCGGTTGGCCGCTGCGCCGGCTCCTGGCGCACCTGATCGGCCAGCAGTACGGCTTCGCGCGGGCGGCCCGCGGGCGTGGCGCGGACCCGGCCGGTTGGGCCGACCACCCGGTGGCCGCCGGCCCCGGCGCGGCGCTGGCGGCGCTGGCCGGCTTCGCCGACTCGGCCGCGCAACTGGTCGACGCCTTCGCGGCGGCCGAGGCGCAGGACGCCACGCTCGCGCTGCCCGAGATCCGGCCCGGCCACCTTTTCCCGGCCACCCAGGCGATCGGCTTCCACCTGCTCGACACCCTGGTGCACGGCTGGGACCTGGCCGCCACCCTCGGGGTGCCGTTCGACTGCCCGCCGGACCTGGCCGAGCTGCTGCTGTGGATCGCCGAGCAGGTCCCGGTCGACCCCGAGGTCCGCGGTCCCGGCCGCGCGTTCGCGCCCGTGCGGCCGGTCGGGGCCGACTCGCCGTTCGACCGCGCGCTGCTGCTGCTCGGCCGTGACCCGCGCTGGCGGCCGTAA
- a CDS encoding TetR/AcrR family transcriptional regulator, translating to MTDSTNHASGPVVDATVGSTDGRVQKGNETRRLVLARAVSIASVEGLGGLSLGRLASELSLSKSGVFALFGSKEELQLATVRAAQRIYLNTVVEPVRRLPAGVGQLWELALRWLDYSRSRVFAGGCFFYAVGAEFDAQPGRVRDVLAASSLHWHRMVLEMLESAREVGQLRADADLEQLAFELISFLEYANAMSLLHEDEAPYVRARRSVLLLLRSEAVDESLLPAA from the coding sequence GTGACGGATTCCACGAACCACGCGTCGGGCCCGGTGGTGGACGCCACGGTCGGCTCCACCGACGGCCGGGTCCAGAAGGGCAACGAGACGCGTCGCCTGGTGCTGGCCAGAGCGGTCTCGATCGCCTCGGTGGAGGGGCTCGGTGGGCTCTCGCTGGGGCGCCTGGCAAGCGAGTTGTCGCTGAGCAAGAGCGGGGTCTTCGCCCTCTTCGGCTCCAAGGAGGAGCTGCAACTGGCCACCGTGCGCGCGGCCCAGCGGATCTACCTGAACACCGTGGTGGAGCCGGTGCGCCGGCTGCCGGCCGGGGTGGGGCAGCTCTGGGAGCTGGCGCTGCGGTGGCTGGACTACTCGCGCAGCCGGGTCTTCGCGGGCGGCTGCTTCTTCTACGCGGTGGGCGCCGAGTTCGACGCGCAGCCGGGCCGGGTGCGCGACGTGCTGGCCGCGAGCAGCCTGCACTGGCACCGCATGGTCCTTGAGATGCTCGAATCGGCCCGGGAAGTCGGGCAGTTGCGGGCGGACGCCGATCTCGAGCAGCTCGCCTTCGAGTTGATCAGCTTCCTGGAGTACGCCAACGCGATGTCGCTGCTGCACGAGGACGAGGCTCCCTACGTGCGGGCCCGCCGTTCGGTGCTGCTGCTGCTCCGCTCGGAGGCGGTCGACGAGTCGCTGCTGCCGGCGGCCTGA
- a CDS encoding acyl-CoA dehydrogenase family protein: MSATTARPGAADPIDLLAVGELLTDEERLIRDTVRRFTDDRIRPHIADWFERGVFPARELAPELGKLGLLGMHLEGYGCAGAGAVAYGVACMEVEAADSGLRSFVSVQGSLAMRAIHAFGSEEQKQRWLPELAAGRAIGCFALTEPDFGSDPAGMRTTARRKGADWVLSGSKMWITNGSVADVAVVWAQTEEGVRGFVVPTDTPGFTATDVPGKLSLRASVTSALAFEELLLPGDAVLPGVVGLRGPLSCLNEARYGILWGTVGAARDCYEAALAYAKSRVQFGRPIAGFQLTQEKLVEMALELEKAYLVAWRIGRLKEAGRAKAAQVSFGKLNNVRTALAIARSARTVLGANGITTDYPVLRHANNLESVLTYEGTSEIHTLVLGEAITGESAYR; the protein is encoded by the coding sequence ATGTCCGCCACCACCGCCCGCCCGGGCGCAGCCGACCCGATCGACCTGCTCGCCGTGGGCGAACTGCTCACCGACGAGGAGCGGCTGATCCGCGACACGGTCCGCCGCTTCACCGACGACCGGATCCGCCCGCACATCGCCGACTGGTTCGAGCGCGGCGTCTTCCCGGCCCGCGAACTCGCCCCCGAGCTGGGCAAACTGGGTCTGCTCGGGATGCACCTGGAGGGCTACGGCTGCGCCGGGGCCGGCGCGGTTGCGTACGGGGTGGCCTGTATGGAGGTGGAGGCCGCCGACTCGGGGCTGCGCAGCTTCGTCTCGGTCCAGGGCTCACTGGCGATGCGCGCCATCCACGCCTTCGGCTCCGAGGAGCAGAAGCAGCGCTGGCTGCCCGAGCTGGCGGCGGGGCGCGCGATCGGCTGCTTCGCGCTGACCGAGCCGGACTTCGGCTCCGACCCGGCCGGGATGCGCACCACCGCGCGGCGCAAGGGCGCGGACTGGGTGCTCTCCGGCAGCAAGATGTGGATCACCAACGGGAGCGTGGCCGACGTCGCCGTCGTCTGGGCGCAGACCGAGGAGGGGGTGCGCGGTTTCGTGGTGCCCACGGACACGCCCGGCTTCACCGCCACCGACGTGCCCGGCAAGCTCTCGCTGCGGGCCTCGGTGACCAGCGCCCTGGCCTTCGAGGAGCTGCTGCTGCCGGGCGACGCGGTGCTCCCCGGGGTCGTCGGGCTGCGCGGGCCGCTCTCCTGCCTCAACGAGGCCCGCTACGGGATCCTCTGGGGCACGGTGGGCGCCGCCCGGGACTGCTACGAGGCGGCGCTGGCCTACGCCAAGAGCCGGGTGCAGTTCGGCCGCCCGATCGCCGGCTTCCAGCTGACCCAGGAGAAGCTGGTGGAGATGGCGCTGGAGCTGGAGAAGGCCTACCTGGTCGCCTGGCGGATCGGGCGGCTGAAGGAGGCCGGGCGCGCCAAGGCGGCGCAGGTGAGCTTCGGCAAGCTCAACAACGTGCGCACCGCGCTGGCGATCGCACGCAGCGCCCGGACCGTGCTCGGGGCCAACGGGATCACCACCGACTACCCGGTGCTGCGACACGCCAACAACCTCGAGTCGGTGCTGACCTACGAGGGGACCAGCGAGATCCACACGCTGGTGCTGGGCGAGGCGATCACCGGCGAGTCCGCCTACCGCTGA
- a CDS encoding ATP-binding protein — MDIWWTLHLKRELASVPLARRFLLGTMESVGVDPGIAHDLGLALTEACANAVEHAGGARPSGDDGFQVTATLDGDLLRIEVIDSGPGLPPAPRLVPARRPLPGLPEPVVSERVPSESGRVARPCRRRRRGRATLPGPTALGPARRSRPTPYDTHVLPPGRPHPALPRLPELDVLPDLLGESGRGLFLIRALTDHVRLHNHPQRGAIVSFDKLLKRQALRVAS, encoded by the coding sequence GTGGACATCTGGTGGACTCTGCACCTCAAGCGCGAACTGGCCAGCGTGCCGCTGGCCCGACGCTTCCTGCTCGGCACCATGGAGAGCGTCGGCGTCGACCCGGGAATCGCCCACGACCTCGGCCTGGCGCTGACCGAGGCCTGCGCCAACGCCGTGGAGCACGCGGGCGGCGCGCGGCCCAGCGGTGATGACGGCTTCCAGGTGACCGCCACGCTCGACGGCGACCTGCTGCGGATCGAGGTGATCGACTCGGGCCCGGGCCTGCCGCCGGCCCCCCGCCTGGTCCCGGCCCGCCGCCCGCTGCCCGGCCTGCCGGAGCCGGTCGTCTCGGAGCGGGTCCCCTCGGAGTCCGGCAGGGTGGCGCGGCCGTGCCGGCGCCGCCGCCGCGGCCGCGCCACCCTGCCGGGCCCCACCGCCCTCGGCCCGGCCCGCCGCTCCCGCCCCACCCCCTACGACACCCATGTCCTGCCGCCGGGCCGCCCGCACCCCGCCCTGCCGCGCCTGCCGGAGCTCGACGTCCTGCCGGACCTGCTGGGGGAGAGCGGCCGCGGCCTCTTCCTGATCCGGGCCCTGACCGACCACGTCCGCCTGCACAACCACCCCCAGCGCGGCGCGATCGTCAGCTTCGACAAGCTCCTCAAGCGCCAGGCCCTACGGGTGGCCTCCTGA